Genomic window (Oryza sativa Japonica Group chromosome 3, ASM3414082v1):
TGCATCTCTTGTTATGGCAGTGATCATTAGTAGTGGTGGGGATGATGATCATAACATTTCACGGGGCAGCATCCCGTCGGCGATGAAGTTGTGGGGGTTGGTAGTATGCCACCACACATCTCCACGGTGCATCCCTTTCCCACTACGGTATGCATGCGAGTTCCTCATGCAAGCCTTTGGGTTGCAGCTCAACATGGAGTTGCAGCTTGCACACCAACTGTCAGAGAAACACATTCTGCGGACGCAGACACTGCTGTGTGATATGCTACTCCGGGATTCACCAACTGGCATTGTCACACAAAGCCCCAGCATCATGGACCTTGTGAAGTGTGATGGTGCTGCTCTGTATTACCATGGGAAGTACTACCCTCTTGGTGTCACTCCCACAGAAGTTCAGATTAAGGACATCATCGAGTGGTTGACTATGTGCCATGGAGACTCCACAGGGCTCAGCACAGATAGCCTTGCTGATGCAGGCTACCCTGGTGCTGCTGCACTAGGAGATGCAGTGAGTGGAATGGCGGTAGCATATATCACGCCAAGTGATTATTTGTTTTGGTTCCGGTCACACACAGCTAAGGAGATAAAGTGGGGTGGTGCAAAGCATCATCCAGAGGATAAGGATGATGGACAACGAATGCATCCACGATCATCGTTCAAGGCATTTCTTGAAGTTGTGAAGAGTAGGAGCTTACCATGGGAGAATGCGGAGATGGATGCAATACATTCCTTGCAGCTCATATTGCGGGACTCTTTCAGAGATTCTGCAGAGGGCACAAGTAACTCAAAAGCCATAGTGAATGGCCAGGTTCAGCTTGGGGAGCTAGAATTACGGGGAATAGATGAGCTTAGCTCGGTAGCAAGGGAGATGGTTCGGTTGATCGAGACAGCAACAGTACCCATCTTTGCAGTAGATACTGATGGATGTATAAATGGTTGGAATGCAAAGGTTGCTGAGCTGACAGGCCTCTCTGTTGAGGAAGCAATGGGCAAATCATTGGTAAATGATCTCATCTTCAAGGAATCTGAGGAAACAGTAAACAAGCTACTCTCACGAGCTTTAAGAGGTACCTCTCTTGTCATGCTAATTGGTTGTTCTTGCCTTTCATGTTTTCTTTTGCGAATATACACAATACTGTTTACTCGATATTCTTTAATTACTTGGATCCCTAACCTGTAATGCTAATTTGGTTCCTCTTGCCTTTCATGTTTCATATGGATAGTGCACACAATACTGTTTACTCGATATTCTTTAATGACTTGACATTTAGACACATTTGATAATTTACAACAGTGCCCAAAACTGACAAAGTATATTGAGCTCATTCAGTAGGTACATGTAAGGCTGGAATACTAGTTATATTATTCTAAATTACTTATTCAATACACCACAGTGAGTTTATGTTTTCACTAAGGGGAAGTGGTAGGACTGGGTTCATGATTTGTTAATTTGTTGCTCATGCAGGTGATGAAGACAAAAATGTAGAGATAAAGTTGAAGACATTCGGGCCAGAACAATCTAAAGGACCAATATTCGTTATTGTGAATGCTTGTTCTAGCAGGGATTACACTAAAAATATTGTTGGTGTTTGTTTTGTTGGCCAAGATGTCACAGGACAAAAGGTGGTCATGGATAAATTTATCAACATACAAGGGGATTACAAGGCTATCGTACACAACCCTAATCCTCTCATACCCCCAATATTTGCTTCAGATGAGAATACTTGTTGTTCGGAGTGGAACACAGCAATGGAAAAACTCACAGGATGGTCAAGAGGGGAAGTTGTTGGTAAGCTTCTGGTCGGTGAGGTCTTTGGTAATTGTTGTCGACTCAAGGGCCCAGATGCATTAACGAAATTCATGATTGTCCTACACAACGCTATAGGAGGACAGGATTGTGAAAAGTTCCCCTTTTCATTTTTTGACAAGAATGGGAAATACGTGCAGGCCTTATTGACTGCAAACACGAGGAGCAGAATGGATGGTGAGGCCATAGGAGCCTTCTGTTTCTTGCAGATTGCAAGTCCTGAATTACAGCAAGCCTTTGAGATTCAGAGACACCATGAAAAGAAGTGTTATGCAAGGATGAAGGAATTGGCTTACATTTACCAGGAAATAAAGAATCCTCTCAACGGTATCCGATTTACAAACTCGTTATTGGAGATGACTGATCTAAAGGATGACCAGAGGCAGTTTCTTGAAACCAGCACTGCTTGTGAGAAACAGATGTCCAAAATTGTTAAGGATGCTAGCCTCCAAAGTATTGAGGATGGGTTAGTATTCTGAACTTACCTTTTTCTTTAACTTTAATGAATACTGATCCACACTAATGTCTCTGTGTTTGGGATAACATCTGAGAATGGCATATGATATCCCGTTGTGCTCTTGAAAAAATGTATGTTTTGTGATCCTCTCCTTTCTTTACCTTGTGCTAAGACTAGGTGTTGTTTGGTGTTTCAGTTGGCACTAACCGTTAACCTAAGCATGGATGGAAAATAAGGAATTAGAGAAGTCCGTCAGACTGACAGCTCTGGTTCACTGTATTCATTTATCTGAAAAGTTCTCTTGCCATGTAAATTTTATCCTTTTTTAGATTAATGCCTGTATTCTGTGCATGTGGGCCTTTTATGGGAATTTAGTTTACTGTCAGAACCCTTCTTGTCATTGCAGAAATGAACTAAAACTAGTTGCCCAAGTGTAGATATCAAGCATAAAATTCATGCTAATATCTATATTGCTAGTATCCTAAGTACATTGCCGTCCTCAACAGCTTAACCTTTTGGCCAAAATGGTTGTTGCATGAAAGTCGACATCAAGCAGCTTACTCTAAAAATGCCATTGCCACCCTTTACTCTTGTTTCATAAATATGGTAACTATTTCTTGTAAATGCTGCTGTACACTTTACTTGTTTGAAATTTTGGAGATCATTCTGGTTTCCTTGCATCACTTGATCAATTCCTCTCAGCTGCATTTATTGACAATGAATGTGCAATGCTTTTATCCTGAGGAAGTCACTACTCCCTCTGGTTCCATAATTCTTGgtgttttggacaatgacacggtctccgaaatatatctttgagtatatttttctattataatacttcctccgtcccaaattaagTTAATATAGTacgggatgtgacatatcctagtagtACCAAAGTCCAAGCATAGCCTAATCTAGCATAGTTCCAAATAGGAACTCATGgctctgtgatgtatttttctTGTGTCATTTACTTGGTGTAATTTCATTCTAGGTAGAAGCATTGTGTGACTTTTTCGTGTGCTGAGACATTTGAACTCACTGCTAAATTTGACGCCTTATTAGTATTTTAACAAATGATTAGCTGAAAGCTTATTTGTTTTTTGTGTTTATTAAGCAGCTCTTTGGTGCTTGAGAAAGGTGAATTTTCACTAGGTAGTGTTATGAATGCTGTTGTCAGCCAAGTGATGATACAGTTGAGAGAAAGAGATTTACAACTTATTCGAGATATCCCTGATGAAATTAAAGAAGCCTCAGCATATGGTGACCAATATAGAATTCAACAAGTTTTATGTGACTTTTTGCTAAGCATGGTGAGGTTTGCTCCAGCTGAAAATGGCTGGGTGGAGATACAGGTCAGACcaaatataaaacaaaattCTGATGGAACAGACACAATGCTTTTCCTCTTCAGGTTAGCTATTTATCTTCATTTTCAATACCAGAAGGCAATACATATTCTCACGCAGGAATTTCTTGTGTTGAATTTGGTAGAGGACAAGTTAAATATTTGGTTAAATTTATATTCGTTGGTCATATTTGCTGTAGCACTCTAGGTAATATTTGTGTTTATCCTGAACTATTGATGCTCTACCTACAGACACTACAAAAAATAGATTATCCTAAATAAGATCTCCTACATATCAAACATATGTATTATCCCTGTACATATCTGATAGACTGAAGACCCCACCTATTTAAGTATAAATATATGCAAAATATATGTGTCATGGGTTGGCTGGTCACTCTCTTTGAGTAAATTTGGAAGATAATAAAATACACTTGGTTTATTTTCTTTGAGTAAGTGACATAAAACGCTAGGTTTTGGGGCCTTAGTAACACAAACCCCCAAGTTTTGCAATTTGTGTCAAAGAACCCAAGGCTTTGAGGCAAAATGCTTTATAAAGCCCTAGATTTATATACAAAACACTTACACGCCATTATAATGAACCAAATTTCAACTGTATACTTACATAGATACGCATTCCTAATCCTACCGTGTAGTCTATTTCCTTCCCCACTCTCCTACTGAATGAATACACAATGGCAAACTCCAGTTACAAAGACCAGGGCCGTCTCCAGGATATGGGGGCCCCAGAACAAAATGCAAATTGAGAccctaaatttttaaaaaataatgtgtcATTTTCAGTTATTATATAACTTTAATATGTGTTATTTCGTATGATatttagtacttcctccgtttcaggttataagactttctagcattgcccacattcataaatatgttaatgaatctagacatatatatatgtcaagattcattaacatatatatgaatatgggcaatgctagaaagtcttataacctaaaacggaggtagtaatatattttcaaatattaatgGTACAAGAGTAAAGGTAGTACTAACCTTATGTTCCAGTGTAAAGCATCATCTGCTGAGGATTTGAGGACTTCCTGTTTTATAAAAAGGGAGAAGACGTTCACATTACTTTTGATTCGATAATTATCAATCCAATGGAATGATGGATCATTCAAAATACTGTAACAGTGTAACTTCATTAGCCTTGATTCAAATTAGTAATCAGTAAATTATCGATTCCGAGTACCAACTAGAGCTAGGCCTCGCAGCCTCGTCGCCGCTCGCCGTTCCCATTGCTCCGCTTGGCAACATCGGCGTTGTGCTGCCTGCTGCCGTGAGGCGTAATGCTGTCGCTGCCGCCTGCTGTGCTGCACACACGCAGCAAGTCGCGTCTCTCCACGAGTGAACACTAAAAAGTAAACAGTTAAGACGGAGCGACATATGTCTTCCGCCTGGGCACCTAGCGTAGCTCCTGATCTAGGGCCAGGCTGCAGGCCTACTCCGAGGCGGGGGCCCCCAAAAATAGGGGGCCTTGTGCGGCCGCCGTGCTCGCACATGGCCTTAGACGGCCCTGACAAAGACATGTTAACTGGGTACATAAATGCACAAACAGTCATGCCGTCAACATCGATACTTGTCGAGTAGGCGGCTAATGCACAAACAGTCAAGGTACTACTGAAAAAACTACCACATACTATTTTGTACAGCTATTATGCATAAATTCCATAGCTAGCTGGTTGATGTTGACACAAAATGGGGTTCTGTGAAACATTTGGGCCCAAAACCTGGGTTAGTTGAAATAAATTGCAAAATCTGGGTTCTTATGTTACTAGTACCACACTACCACTAAAACTGCAGATTTATGAAATCTACCTTATGTATAATTAAGCCTCCTAGGCTCTTAGGAACTGCTGCTAACAAAATAGTAGAGATATGATAGGATTTTGACAATAGGTAACAAATACTAAGAACAAGGAAACTAGAGATGGTATGATCAATTAAACTTGGTCCTTATCTGTTGAAGATGGTGTTGGAACTTTATCTTAGTGATGCCAGCTAGGAAGCCCTCATACCTGCTGCTAGGTGCTACAGTACGCTACTGTTCACCGGTGTCCATGGCTAGCACACCCTCATGGTTCCCcccccctccaaaaaaaaaaaagattagttATTACAGCATGTACCTTCGTTGTAATGGTGTTGTAAATAATAAAATATCAACAATTATTTCTTGGTGTTGGAGTATTAAACGTGTGACACTGGTCACCAAGGTGAATGATGCttaaaatttggaatttttTAATTGTCTGCACTAGTTCGTGTTGTTACTTATAGTATAGAGAACCTAATGACTCGGCAGGGAGGACCACAAACTGATCGCTTACCATCTATCTGGTTCTGCAGGTTTGCCTGTCCTGGCGAAGGCCTTCCCCCAGAGATTGTTCAAGACATGTTTAGTAACTCCCGCTGGACAACCCAAGAGGGTATTGGCCTAAGCATATGCAGGAAGATCCTAAAATTGATGGGTGGCGAGGTCCAATATATAAGGGAGTCGGAGCGGAGTTTCTTCCATATCGTACTTGAGCTGCCCCAGCCTCAGCAAGCAGCAAGTAGGGGGACAAGCTGATATGGTGTATGCTCGTCGCTAACCTCGCATAACTATTCGGTCAACCAGGTGACCTGGGATCTTCTGATGGAGAACCCAGTTTATGAGAGTTCCAGAAACCAACATTTCGTCCACTCTGATGAAGCACATCTGAACTTTGGAACGGCATCGGTGATTCTCGGTGTCGAGGTGGTCCCTCCAGTCTCCTGATTCCTGGCATGCCCGACTGTAAGTTCAGCTTTGGACGATGTTGTTCTATTAGAGTTCTATGGCGGCAAGCAATGCACACTGACGGTCATGTAACTCGTAGCATAGGCCCACTACCACTTGGTTGAAGTACATATATGTTCTAAAAGCTGCCATGTATATAACATCGGTTATATATGTACTACGTGCATAAGGAGAGCTGTGCAGCTCCCAGGGTGGTATTTTGTAGGGCTTCCCAAGCCTATGACATCTTATTATATCATCTTAACATAAAAGCATTTGGTTTCCTTGGATGTCGGCATCTACTCGATTCCCCAATTCTGTTGTGCAGAGTATTGTCCTGATGTCTTCCTATGAATCTCTTGCTATTTTTATCCTGCCGTCGCTCGAGCGTGTGCAACCCGATGTCTTCCTGTGCCGTTTGCCTGTCCGGCTCGTGTATGGTGAGACCGTGAGATTGGCTGCTGAAACGCTGGGCCGGTGCGCATCAGCGCATGAGCCGCAACCTGCGGGCCTAGGTGACGTACGGCTTTCGACTGATCAGATAAACGATAAACGGAGAGGAGAAACGGTTGGGAGTTGGGACACAGGTTCCGTATCGTTTTCTAGCTCGCCTCTCCCTGCACCAACAGCGCTGTTTATTGCTCGGCAATAGTTTGTTCAGGACTGTCGACTAAGTTGCAAGACCAATGAACAGCCGGTACGAAGAGGAGTGCAGAATCGTATTTTACAGCTTGTAtatgtacatgcacatgccatCTGCCATCTGGTGGTTCCATGCTTGATGCTTCCATACAGTTACAAATGTTAACTTGTGTATAGATTATCGTAGTCGTAGGTAGGCTCCATCaaaatgcaaaccgaagatttAGGCCCTGTGGTGTTTTTCTAGACTGCCGATGCAGTTCCATAGGAGGACTACCTGTTCGgatttatatattaaaaaaaagaactgtaGAAATTTCATAAGAACAACCATTCGAATCACTTGAGGTATCTGGTAAAACAATATGTTTCAAATAAAATCGAAACCACTGACATATGCTTGAATGCTTGACAGTGCATTCACAACCAAAAATAGAACATTATTAagaccgggggggggggggggtccatATAGGTAGAATATGTAGAAAGTGACTGTAAATatgcttagggtgtgtttagttcacgtcaaaattgaaagtttaattgaaattggaatgatgtgacggaaaagttgaaagtttgtgtgtgtaggaaaattttgatgtgatggaaaagttagaagtttaaagaaaaagtttgaactAAACCAGGCGTTAAGTATGCATGTTCAGCACCAAGGCAGAGGCACAAGGGCGTCCTgctataatgttttttttttcgtctgTATCATGAATCAATACTgatataaatgttttttttaaaagatataaaTGTCCATCTTATCATACAAACAGCACTCAGCTGCATGTGGGGAGATTAAATGCTTGGCTGCAAATGGTGTGCAACCTTTTCTCCCTTTGCAGCTCATGCTTGGCTGCTTCCATATGATAGTTCGGCCTAATTATATACATGGCTCGAATTCATTCTCGTCGTCTACACCGATCATTGATGAGCATATGCTCGATTGGACCCATCAATCGGACCCAAACCGCGGAGTTGTAACAAATGCTCGACTTTCTCTCGTCGATCTCTTATCGATCAGACTCCAAAGGGGACAAATCAAAGATATCGATCGCTAAGTGGTCCAGTGTGTGACGGGAGCATGTCCCTGCAATAGCTATGATCCACAACCTGATCGACCTAGAGTTGGCCTTAGAGGAGTGCTTAGTTATTTGAGCACTATCCAAGTCATTCGGAATGTACCTATGTGAGCATTATCCTAGTAGTAGTACGTGGTAAAAGGCCATGGTGCACGGTGACTTTGGAACGTTCAGAGCTGGACCATCATGTCCCGGCTAAGCTAGCTGCTCAATCTCAAAAACCTCAAATCGTCAACCGTAGTAGTAACTCCTAGCTACCCTCCTGACCTGCCGTCCTCACCTGCTATCCATACGGTTGTGAATGGCATAATGGCACACACCAGACGTCCAGCTCGCGAATATGTGCTTATCTATATATACGCATTCTTTTTGTGAACACCATATGCATTATGAAATTTAACTATCTGAACTCACGAGATACAAAAACTCGTAATTTAGCTAGCCCCGGCTTCCCGCCCGTCCGGCATTCATATACAATTGTCTCACTCCGCTGCATCGCACATACCGTGGTATACATGCATTTATCTCACTTT
Coding sequences:
- the LOC4332623 gene encoding phytochrome B; translated protein: MASGSRATPTRSPSSARPAAPRHQHHHSQSSGGSTSRAGGGGGGGGGGGGGAAAAESVSKAVAQYTLDARLHAVFEQSGASGRSFDYTQSLRASPTPSSEQQIAAYLSRIQRGGHIQPFGCTLAVADDSSFRLLAYSENTADLLDLSPHHSVPSLDSSAVPPPVSLGADARLLFAPSSAVLLERAFAAREISLLNPLWIHSRVSSKPFYAILHRIDVGVVIDLEPARTEDPALSIAGAVQSQKLAVRAISRLQALPGGDVKLLCDTVVEYVRELTGYDRVMVYRFHEDEHGEVVAESRRNNLEPYIGLHYPATDIPQASRFLFRQNRVRMIADCHAAPVRVIQDPALTQPLCLVGSTLRSPHGCHAQYMANMGSIASLVMAVIISSGGDDDHNISRGSIPSAMKLWGLVVCHHTSPRCIPFPLRYACEFLMQAFGLQLNMELQLAHQLSEKHILRTQTLLCDMLLRDSPTGIVTQSPSIMDLVKCDGAALYYHGKYYPLGVTPTEVQIKDIIEWLTMCHGDSTGLSTDSLADAGYPGAAALGDAVSGMAVAYITPSDYLFWFRSHTAKEIKWGGAKHHPEDKDDGQRMHPRSSFKAFLEVVKSRSLPWENAEMDAIHSLQLILRDSFRDSAEGTSNSKAIVNGQVQLGELELRGIDELSSVAREMVRLIETATVPIFAVDTDGCINGWNAKVAELTGLSVEEAMGKSLVNDLIFKESEETVNKLLSRALRGDEDKNVEIKLKTFGPEQSKGPIFVIVNACSSRDYTKNIVGVCFVGQDVTGQKVVMDKFINIQGDYKAIVHNPNPLIPPIFASDENTCCSEWNTAMEKLTGWSRGEVVGKLLVGEVFGNCCRLKGPDALTKFMIVLHNAIGGQDCEKFPFSFFDKNGKYVQALLTANTRSRMDGEAIGAFCFLQIASPELQQAFEIQRHHEKKCYARMKELAYIYQEIKNPLNGIRFTNSLLEMTDLKDDQRQFLETSTACEKQMSKIVKDASLQSIEDGSLVLEKGEFSLGSVMNAVVSQVMIQLRERDLQLIRDIPDEIKEASAYGDQYRIQQVLCDFLLSMVRFAPAENGWVEIQVRPNIKQNSDGTDTMLFLFRFACPGEGLPPEIVQDMFSNSRWTTQEGIGLSICRKILKLMGGEVQYIRESERSFFHIVLELPQPQQAASRGTS
- the LOC4332623 gene encoding phytochrome B isoform X1; the encoded protein is MASGSRATPTRSPSSARPAAPRHQHHHSQSSGGSTSRAGGGGGGGGGGGGGAAAAESVSKAVAQYTLDARLHAVFEQSGASGRSFDYTQSLRASPTPSSEQQIAAYLSRIQRGGHIQPFGCTLAVADDSSFRLLAYSENTADLLDLSPHHSVPSLDSSAVPPPVSLGADARLLFAPSSAVLLERAFAAREISLLNPLWIHSRVSSKPFYAILHRIDVGVVIDLEPARTEDPALSIAGAVQSQKLAVRAISRLQALPGGDVKLLCDTVVEYVRELTGYDRVMVYRFHEDEHGEVVAESRRNNLEPYIGLHYPATDIPQASRFLFRQNRVRMIADCHAAPVRVIQDPALTQPLCLVGSTLRSPHGCHAQYMANMGSIASLVMAVIISSGGDDDHNISRGSIPSAMKLWGLVVCHHTSPRCIPFPLRYACEFLMQAFGLQLNMELQLAHQLSEKHILRTQTLLCDMLLRDSPTGIVTQSPSIMDLVKCDGAALYYHGKYYPLGVTPTEVQIKDIIEWLTMCHGDSTGLSTDSLADAGYPGAAALGDAVSGMAVAYITPSDYLFWFRSHTAKEIKWGGAKHHPEDKDDGQRMHPRSSFKAFLEVVKSRSLPWENAEMDAIHSLQLILRDSFRDSAEGTSNSKAIVNGQVQLGELELRGIDELSSVAREMVRLIETATVPIFAVDTDGCINGWNAKVAELTGLSVEEAMGKSLVNDLIFKESEETVNKLLSRALRGDEDKNVEIKLKTFGPEQSKGPIFVIVNACSSRDYTKNIVGVCFVGQDVTGQKVVMDKFINIQGDYKAIVHNPNPLIPPIFASDENTCCSEWNTAMEKLTGWSRGEVVGKLLVGEVFGNCCRLKGPDALTKFMIVLHNAIGGQDCEKFPFSFFDKNGKYVQALLTANTRSRMDGEAIGAFCFLQIASPELQQAFEIQRHHEKKCYARMKELAYIYQEIKNPLNGIRFTNSLLEMTDLKDDQRQFLETSTACEKQMSKIVKDASLQSIEDGSSLVLEKGEFSLGSVMNAVVSQVMIQLRERDLQLIRDIPDEIKEASAYGDQYRIQQVLCDFLLSMVRFAPAENGWVEIQVRPNIKQNSDGTDTMLFLFRFACPGEGLPPEIVQDMFSNSRWTTQEGIGLSICRKILKLMGGEVQYIRESERSFFHIVLELPQPQQAASRGTS